The Capsicum annuum cultivar UCD-10X-F1 chromosome 3, UCD10Xv1.1, whole genome shotgun sequence genomic sequence CATTTTCCTCCAAGTAATTACTATTGGACTAGTAGTATAATGACTGTGACTTTATCTTCTTCACCCTTCATGTTGTTTAATAAATTTATTGTATGTGTCATAACTCATAATGTTAGATTTGGAAACTTTAATAAAACCTAGATCTTGTCTGTACGCAAAGTTTAATGACCGAGGTGGTCGGTGGAAAACCTATAACGCCACGTCAAAGGGCAAGAATCAAATGACAACTTTTGACCCTTTTTGCCACTATAAATCCAAACTAAGACAATTGTTGCAATCCAAAATCCAATCTTTTATCCACTAATTTCAATAGCTACACTAAATTAACAACATAATTATTAATCATGAGTAAATTCTGGGCTTTGCTTACTCACCTCCATGCACTTGCCGGGTAATTAATTAGCCTCTACATTTCTTTGAACATTACGACAAGCTAATTTTTACTACCATGTATTTTTGCTATATCTATTTACATTTTCCTTTTCAATAAACATGCAGGCCAGTGGTGACGTTACTCTATCCTCTGTAAGTAATACATCTGCTTCTTCTGTTCACTTCTCGAAGATTTGCTTTGTgggattaatttttttgtttttttgggttatatattgtGTAGATATGCATCAGTAGTAGCTATAGAGAGCACATCAAAGTTGGATGATGAGCAATGGCTTGCTTATTGGATTCTCTACTCTTTTCTTACTCTCATGGAGATGGTTCTTCAACCCATTCTACAATGGTAATTAACTAACTAACTTTACGTGAAACCAGAGGATACTTTATAAGAGCAAAGATTGATTTTAAGTCTAACTTTATAAGTATGTAGTAGATGAATTGTGAATGTTAATTTGGGTGCATGATATATGTTGTGTACTAATTAATGTATTGGTAGGATACCAATATGGTATGAGGTGAAATTAGGAATGGTGGCATGGTTGGTTCTTCCCCAATTCAGAGGAGCTGCTTTTATCTATGACAAATTTGTTAGGGAAAAAGTCATTAAGAAATATGGATCTGCATATTTCCAGCACAAATCTCAGTCCCCAGCTAATGGCAAACCCAAAAACAAACTTGTGGATTTCATCACCCTTAGGAAGGTGAATTTCTAAAATTCCCTTTTccattttcttgtttctttagaAATATTggcatgtttttaaaatatttatagatatCTAACTGTAAATTCaattattattgtatattaatttaaaatagttataaaaactaataaattttaatttttgaatctgtctttgtttctttttaaattgCTTAAATTTCATGGTCGGTCAAACATGATCACCTAGAATGAAATAGAGGAtatagttttttttcttcttttcttttttcaagattAAAAACTTTAACAAAAGAAAAGCACTTGAGAGGAAGAAACGGAAAAGTAGTACTAATAAAGGAAAACTGCAAGAATTACAAGTTGTATATATACTGCTGTATAAATGGAGTAAGTTGTTTGTAACTTTTAGAAGATTATAAACCTACAAAGTAGGGTCAGAAAAGTAATTGTAAGAAATTTATATTACTAATTCATAGTGAGATAGATAAATTATTTGTGATAAATCCCCGGCTTTTTTAGAAGCTTATAAGCTTTAGTTAAATTGCATGATTAATTATTTCACTCTCTCTATCTTCACGagatagaaataaataaagttgagtatacaatatcattattttctaaattcacTTATGAAATTACACATTTTATTTTGcatgattaattatttaaatcacTAATTTGTAATTTTGTTTGGAGCAGGGAGAGCATTAAATTAAAGTCGCTGAGGATGCAGCATCAAAATAATTAAGCTATGAATGGTTTTATGTGGATGGATATATTTAGAAATAGTTCCTTTCGTTTGTATTGCAGTACTGAGCAGAGAATACATTTATTGTAGATCAATGGAAGTTCTATTAATATGAATGTTATGTACGGGCTCCGTTTACTTCTACTTCTCACATTCTGCTTTTCgaatatcaaattaaattaattttgacGAATATTATATGTGAAAATACTTTGCTAAGACTCCATTGATGGAGCTAAGAAGAGGAGAAGAATCAAAATTATAACTGCTTCAAAACTTGTTTGTTACAATCAGATTGTTGTGCCTTATATAGGCAACAAAAGATCTAATAACTACCTTTCTTCTAGAACATTCTAATTGACAGCTCATTGCCACTCACTAATCATTAtctaacaacctctaacaactTATACAACAGACTCAGCAATATGCTCCTAACTAGTTGAATGCCTACTCCTATCAGTATTACACATCAGTGGAACAGGTAGTCGTGTATGTTCCaaaacactccccctcaagctgcagTGTGCAGAACATTCAGCACACCAAGCTTGCTAAGTAAGTGGGCATGTTGAGCAAAACTTAGGCCCTTGGTAAGCAGATCAGCAAGTTGATCTGTAGAGTGAACATGTAGGGCCTTAATCAATCCATCCTTGATTTTGTCCCTAATGAAATGACAGTTAATCTCAATGTGTTTGGTTCTCTCATGGAACACAGGGTTGTTGGCCAGTTGAATGGCTGAATTACTGTCACTATAAACTGAAATGGGGAGGTTGATAGGGACCTTAAGTTCCTGAAATAATCCAACCAGCCAAGTGAGTTCTGCAACTGCTGAAGCCATGCTTCTGTACTCAGCTTCAGCAGAACTCCTAGAAACAGTGTGTTGCTTCTTGGACTTCCATGATATGAGTGATTCACCAAAGTGAATAGCATAACCAGTAATTGATCTTCTGGTGTTTGTACAGGCAGCCCAATCAGAGTCACACCAGCAAGTCAAAGTATTAGCAGGTTCAGCCTTTAACCAGACACCTTTGCCAACATATTTTTTTAGGTACCTGACTACCCTAGTAGCTGCTTCCCAGTGAGACTTCTTGGGATGTTGCATGAATTGGCTGAGAGTCTGGACAACAAAGTTAATGTCTGGCCTTGTAATAGTGGCATACATAACTTCCCAACAAGTCTTTTATAAGAGGAAATATCAGACAACAGTTCATCACCTTGTGCACCTGTTGCTTGATCATACTCAATAGAGGTGAGCCTGGAATTAGACTCTAAGAGAGTAATAGCAGGCTTAGCACCTCTAAGACCTATTTCAGCAATCAACTCTAGAATATACTTTCTTCGGTTCAGAATGATCCCTGATGTTAATCTTAAAacttcaatacccaaaaaatacTTGAGATCCCCAAGTCTTTCATCTTAAACTACTGATGCAAATTTATTTTGGTAGCATTGATCAAGGAGGCACTGCTTCCAGTTATtagtaaatcatcaacataaacaagaaCTATAACAGTATCATTACCTTGATGCAGGGTGAATACGGAATAATCATGTGCACTTTGGGTAAAACCAACATCaagtaaggcatgagtaagcttAAGATTCCACTGCCTGGAGGCTTGCTTAAGACCATTCAAGGATTTGATCAACTTACACACCTTGTTCTCCCCCTGTCTTCTAAATACTTCAGATATTTCCATGTAAACTTCCTCCTCAAGATCCCCTTGGAGGAATGCATTAtgcacatccatttgatgaagatTCCAACCTTTAGATGCAGCTAGTGCAATTATACATCTGACTGTAACCATCTTAGCCACTGGTGAGAAGGTTTCATGATAGTCCAACCCTTCTTGCTGGCTATATCCTTTGGCCACTAACCTTGCATTGAACCTCTCCACTTCACCATTTAcaagatatttgattttgtatatccACTTGGAACCAACAGTATTCTTCCCTTTAGGTAGATCAACAATGACCCATGTGTTGTTAGCTTCTAAGGCTTGAACCTCTGATTTCATAGCTTCCACCCACCTTTCATCTGTTAAAGCCTGTTTATAGTGTTGAGGCTCAGTTAAAGTAGAGAATTTGGATAAATAACACTGATAAGTAGGACTCAGATTTTTATAAGATAAGCTGTTGGCTAATGGATGTTTGCATCTCTGATTTCGAGAAGTATCAACATAATCATGCATCCACACTGGTGGTTTGCTTGTTCACGCAGGTCTACTGGAAAGGGGTTGAGGCAGGGAACAATTATCTTGACATGTTTCTTCATGAGTGGTGCCAGGTGAAGCTGCACCAGGAACTTCAGCATCAGAAATACCATCCTCCTCAATTGGATCTCCTTCAGTAACACTCTCAGTATTTGTTTCATGAAATATTTcttcatctgttggaatcaagaAGTCAGTAATATTTTCTCCAGATGAGGAAGCTTGTGTATTTTGTGCTAGTGAGGAAGCAAAAGGAACTGTATCTTCatgaaacacaatatctctaCTGACTAATAGTTTCTTTGAGGTGATATCCAACAGTAAATACCCCTTCTAAGACTCTGAATATCCCACTAAGGCTGCAGGTTTGGCCCTTTCTGTGAACTTATCACCTCTTGGAAGGATAGTGAGATAGCACAAACATTCAAATACCCTGAGATGTGACAACTTGGGATCCTTGAAAAACATCAACTGAAATGGGCTCTTACCACTTAGAATAGAAGATGGTAACCTGTTCATTAGATATACTGTAGCCTTTACACATAGTCCCCAATACTTAATGGGCAAGTGAGACTGAAACTTGAGGGCTCTAGCTATGTTTAATATGTGTCTGTGCTTCCTCTCCACAACTTTATTTTATTGAGAAGTGTGAGGACAGCTGGTCTGATGTAGTATGCCCAGGGACTGGAACAATGTCTTACATTAAGAGTTGATAAATTCAGTGCCATTATCAGATCTGATAATTTTTACCATTATGCCAAACTGAGTTTTAATCATGGAAACAAAGGTCTTAATGACCACTATGACCTCAGACTTTAATTGCAACAGGTGCACCCAAGTGTATCTACTATGGTCATTTACCATAGTCAAGAAGTAATACTTGTTGTCAAAAGTAGAAGTTTTATATGGACCCCATAAATCCATGTGTACAAGTTCAAAACATGTAGAGCATCTAGTAGTACTTAAAGGGAATGACGGTCTTATCTGTTTAGCTAGTGGACACACAGAACATTTATTCAACATGTTTGCATCACTAGGATTCTTCATAATGTCTAAACACCTTAGAACCTGAGCAGCAGGGTGTCCAAGTCTTTGGTGCCATAAGATGCAACTGGAAGTGGAGACTTCTGCAATAAATCTGCTGGCTTCTGATCTTGACTAATTAGCACTTTTTGTCCAACCACCACTTTTAGAACATATAGTCCACCCTTTTGcctaccaatccccttcaccttgcCATTGAAGAGGTCCTAAAAGGTacaaaaattaggataaaaagaaacaaaacataaaaGTTCTTTGGTTAGTTGGGAAACAGACAACAAATTGAGTTTGAAGTCTGGAACATGTAGAACATCTTTGatcacatcatctgcaaaaatgtGAGCTTCTTCAGTGTGTGAGATTGTCACTTCATCACCTGTTGGAAGGTGCAACTTATCTACATACTTGGAGTCTAATCTGGTACCTTCTTTGAACAAGTGTCTATGTGCAGACACATGATGTGTAGAACCTGAGTCTACAATCCAACTGTCAGAACATGATTTGGACAAGAAATAAGTAGTAATACCTGTCATATTGACTTGTTTCATATCTGTTGTGTCTTTGTTCAACATAGTCATAATCTGAGTGTATTCTTCCTCAGTGAATGTGTGAGGTTTTGCCTTTGGTGTGTGAGTCACTTCATGACTAGAACTATCAGCATCAACTTGACCAGCTACCACAGTTAAAGCCTGAGAAATAAAACTGTGACCAGTGTTTACAAAGTTGTTACCACCATTGTTTGTGGATAGGTTGTTACTGCCAGTATACTGTGATCTGAAATTAGAGTTGTAGCCTTGTTTCTTCCTATTCTTCCAGTCATTTGGATACCCTACCAACTTATAGCAAGTTTCCTTGGTATGACCTAATAGATGTCATTAATCACACTTTCTACCTCTATAGTTAGAGTTGCTTTGTCCAAAACTATAATTTCGATTCATTTGCATAGCAAGTGGTTCTGATCTATCATTCACAGTTATCATACATGCTAAATATTGGATTTCATCCTCTATGAGCATAGCATAAGCTTGATTGAGAATAGGAGTTACTCCTTTGAGCAATATCTGTCTTCTAGCTTGGTCATATGACTCGTTCAGGCCACTTAAAAACTGTAAAAGTCTAAGTTGACACATATGATCTGAGTATTCTCTAGACGCAGGGCAAGCACAACTAGGATTTGGCACTAGTACATCATACTCACtccataaactcttcaatttgGTAGAATAGGCTGAGATTGAATCTATACCTTGAGAGTGCATATTAATTTTGCGATGCAACTGGTATATACGCATATGATTCACCTTGTCATACCTCTCTTTCAAATTCTCCCAAACTGCACAAGCATTTGTGGCATAAACAATGCTAGATAACAGACTCTCACTCACAGTGTTCATTATCTAGGAAAGCACAATCGCATTACATGTTTCCCACTGCTCATGAAGTTCCTCTCTATATGATTCCTTGCTGCAGGCACCAGTGACAAATTCAAACTTCCTCTTCCCTAAGAGAGCAATACGCATCGATTGACtccataaactataattttctaaaCCAGTTAACTTTATTGAAACGATTACAACACTGGAGCTCTCAGATGCACCAATGAAAAGTTGATCACTTTGATCGATTTTAGACACCCTGATTGATAGAATGCAGCTGTAATATAGATCGAAATTGCGAAAAAGGAGTTGAAGGAAGAGATTCAAAAACGCAGAAAACTTAGTGAAATGCGATCTAAAACGCACACTTACTGTGGAGctcatggctttgataccatgtgaaaatACTTTGCTAAGACTCCATTGATGGAGCTAAGAAGAGGAGAAGAATCAAAATTATAACTGCTTTAAAACTTGTTTGTTACAATCAGATTGTTGTGCCTTATATAGGCAACTAAATATCTAATAACTACCTTTCTTCTAGAACACTCTAATTGACAGCTCATTGTCACTCACTAATCATTGTCTAACAACTTATACAGCTGACTCAGCAATATGCTTCTAACTAGTTGAATGTCTACTCCTATCAGTATTACACATCAGTGGAACAGGTAGTCGTGTATGTTCCAAAACATTATAAGATATCTTTCTCATGatattaatataaaaagaattgtaacttatattttttcttctataatttctgaatatctaaatttgaactttaaaatattgaactaatctaatttaatttagcttaaaaaattagtcaaattgaccCTCGAAAAGTAAAATATGAGaagcaaaaataaacaaaagggagtgataattttctttttgaagtttGAATTAAGGGaaagtaacaaaaataattatcatcAGTTTCATAAATCACAACATCAAAAACTGCATAAGacatccaaaatagaaaaaacacaAATACATCTTCACATGTAAGTTTATGATGAATTTCTTTTTTCCACAATTGCCATTAAAATCAAAGAACAAAATTTGTTAAACATATGAAAAAAACCAAAAGTGCTCACattaaatttatagaattaaaacttttcaaatttatatttaagtGACTATTTTAAATCTCTCTAAAAATGTGACTTTTGTCTTTTTCTCAAGTTTGAAGCTTTACTACAAACTTAAACGATAAACAATCAACCAAAAAGAAtctataatttaaattatatacaaagtactgtatatatatttttttaaactatCAAGAAATTTTTACATGTAAAAAGATTAGGTATCATCGTTACCGAGTATCAATTACTAATATTTATTACGATTTACGTAGCAATTTACTGGCAATAGTTAACAACAATTACATAATGATCGAGTTATATGATACTAGTATGAACATTTTTACATANNNNNNNNNNNNNNNNNNNNNNNNNNNNNNNNNNNNNNNNNNNNNNNNNNNNNNNNNNNNNNNNNNNNNNNNNNNNNNNNNNNNNNNNNNNNNNNNNNNNNNNNNNNNNNNNNNNNNNNNNNNNNNNNNNNNNNNNNNNNNNNNNNNNNNNNNNNNNNNNNNNNNNNNNNNNNNNNNNNNNNNNNNNNNNNNNNNNNNNNNNNNNNNNNNNNNNNNNNNNNNNNNNNNNNNNNNNNNNNNNNNNNNNNNNNNNNNNNNNNNNNNNNNNNNNNNNNNNNNNNNNNNNNNNNNNNNNNNNNNNNNNNNNNNNNNNNNNNNNNNNNNNNNNNNNNNNNNNNNNNNNNNNNNNNNNNNNNNNNNNNNNNNNNNNNNNNNNNNNNNNNNNNNNNNNNNNNNNNNNNNNNNNNNNNNNNNNNNNNNNNNNNNNNNNNNNNNNNNNNNNNNNNNNNNNNNNNNNNNNNNNNNNNNNNNNNNNNNNNNNNNNNNNNNNNNNNNNNNNNNNNNNNNNNNNNNNNNNNNNNNNNNNNNNNNNNNNNNNNNNNNNNNNNNNNNNNNNNNNNNNNNNNNNNNNNNNNNNNNNNNNNNNNNNNNNNNNNNNNNNNNNNNNNNNNNNNNNNNNNNNNNNNNNNNNNNNNNNNNNNNNNNNNNNNNNNNNNNNNNNNNNNNNNNNNNNNNNNNNNNNNNNNNNNNNNNNNNNNNNNNNNNNNNNNNNNNNNNNNNNNNNNNNNNNNNNNNNNNNNNNNNNNNNNNNNNNNNNNNNNNNNNNNNNNNNNNNNNNNNNNNNNNNNNNNNNNNNNNNNNNNNNNNNNNNNNNNNNNNNNNNNNNNNNNNNNNNNNNNNNNNNNNNNNNNNNNNNNNNNNNNNNNNNNNNNNNNNNNNNNNNNNNNNNNNNNNNNNNNNNNNNNNNNNNNNNNNNNNNNNNNNNNNNNNNNNNNNNNNNNNNNNNNNNNNNNNNNNNNNNNNNNNNNNNNNNNNNNNNNNNNNNNNNNNNNNNNNNNNNNNNNNNNNNNNNNNNNNNNNNNNNNNNNNNNNNNNNNNNNNNNNNNNNNNNNNNNNNNNNNNNNNNNNNNNNNNNNNNNNNNNNNNNNNNNNNNNNNNNNNNNNNNNNNNNNNNNNNNNNNNNNNNNNNNNNNNNNNNNNNNNNNNNNNNNNNNNNNNNNNNNNNNNNNNNNNNNNNNNNNNNNNNNNNNNNNNNNNNNNNNNNNNNNNNNNNNNNNNNNNNNNNNNNNNNNNNNNNNNNNNNNNNNNNNNNNNNNNNNNNNNNNNNNNNNNNNNNNNNNNNNNNNNNNNNNNNNNNNNNNNNNNNNNNNNNNNNNNNNNNNNNNNNNNNNNNNNNNNNNNNNNNNNNNNNNNNNNNNNNNNNNNNNNNNNNNNNNNNNNNNNNNNNNNNNNNNNNNNNNNNNNNNNNNNNNNNNNNNNNNNNNNNNNNNNNNNNNNNNNNNNNNNNNNNNNNNNNNNNNNNNNNNNNNNNNNNNNNNNNNNNNNNNNNNNNNNNNNNNNNNNNNNNNNNNNNNNNNNNNNNNNNNNNNNNNNNNNNNNNNNNNNNNNNNNNNNNNNNNNNNNNNNNNNNNNNNNNNNNNNNNNNNNNNNNNNNNNNNNNNNNNNNNNNNNNNNNNNNNNNNNNNNNNNNNNNNNNNNNNNNNNNNNNNNNNNNNNNNNNNNNNNNNNNNNNNNNNNNNNNNNNNNNNNNNNNNNNNNNNNNNNNNNNNNNNNNNNNNNNNNNNNNNNNNNNNNNNNNNNNNNNNNNNNNNNNNNNNNNNNNNNNNNNNNNNNNNNNNNNNNNNNNNNNNNNNNNNNNNNNNNNNNNNNNNNNNNNNNNNNNNNNNNNNNNNNNNNNNNNNNNNNNNNNNNNNNNNNNNNNNNNNNNNNNNNNNNNNNNNNNNNNNNNNNNNNNNNNNNNNNNNNNNNNNNNNNNNNNNNNNNNNNNNNNNNNNNNNNNNNNNNNNNNNNNNNNNNNNNNNNNNNNNNNNNNNNNNNNNNNNNNNNNNNNNNNNNNNNNNNNNNNNNNNNNNNNNNNNNNNNNNNNNNNNNNNNNNNNNNNNNNNNNNNNNNNNNNNNNNNNNNNNNNNNNNNNNNNNNNNNNNNNNNNNNNNNNNNNNNNNNNNNNNNNNNNNNNNNNNNNNNNNNNNNNNNNNNNNNNNNNNNNNNNNNNNNNNNNNNNNNNNNNNNNNNNNNNNNNNNNNNNNNNNNNNNNNNNNNNNNNNNNNNNNNNNNNNNNNNNNNNNNNNNNNNNNNNNNNNNNNNNNNNNNNNNNNNNNNNNNNNNNNNNNNNNNNNNNNNNNNNNNNNNNNNNNNNNNNNNNNNNNNNNNNNNNNNNNNNNNNNNNNNNNNNNNNNNNNNNNNNNNNNNNNNNNNNNNNNNNNNNNNNNNNNNNNNNNNNNNNNNNNNNNNNNNNNNNNNNNNNNNNNNNNNNNNNNNNNNNNNNNNNNNNNNNNNNNNNNNNNNNNNNNNNNNNNNNNNNNNNNNNNNNNNNNNNNNNNNNNNNNNNNNNNNNNNNNNNNNNNNNNNNNNNNNNNNNNNNNNNNNNNNNNNNNNNNNNNNNNNNNNNNNNNNNNNNNNNNNNNNNNNNNNNNNNNNNNNNNNNNNNNNNNNNNNNNNNNNNNNNNNNNNNNNNNNNNNNNNNNNNNNNNNNNNNNNNNNNNNNNNNNNNNNNNNNNNNNNNNNNNNNNNNNNNNNNNNNNNNNNNNNNNNNNNNNNNNNNNNNNNNNNNNNNNNNNNNNNNNNNNNNNNNNNNNNNNNNNNNNNNNNNNNNNNNNNNNNNNNNNNNNNNNNNNNNNNNNNNNNNNNNNNNNNNNNNNNNNNNNNNNNNNNNNNNNNNNNNNNNNNNNNNNNNNNNNNNNNNNNNNNNNNNNNNNNNNNNNNNNNNNNNNNNNNNNNNNNNNNNNNNNNNNNNNNNNNNNNNNNNNNNNNNNNNNNNNNNNNNNNNNNNNNNNNNNNNNNNNNNNNNNNNNNNNNNNNNNNNNNNNNNNNNNNNNNNNNNNNNNNNNNNNNNNNNNNNNNcacaaaatgttatccccggttcttgactcaagaaattcaatccaagcgtcgacttccacgggtagcgagaatttatccaaacgtaACCTGGAGttcatggctttcactcgattgggaatacaacgatctaccaCGTCTGGTTTAACTAAAGAAGGAGCACACAAATgatccatcatccataactgcaatatcaggttactgccctcaaaaaatctcattCCCCCCcgtcacttcggttaaagccttatatatttctgttaagatcatgggtatgagtgaacctgcccttttgattaatgcccttgtcgttttgatccttatgaaatagggccataaCCACAgtttgcaaacgggtattaatacgtctttcttctagtgtaAACACTAAAATGCCTAACAAAGCTaaggtgaagacttcaagacgctttctctcccacttctccttagtcatatgaaattcatcccaaaagcaatcaaaaccttctgaGGTCCCAAATTTAGTGAACAAAAAAgctaaggaaacccacgaatcactttaACAACCCAAAcgcatacccttactttttaaaccacaagactgcaaaaatctcacgccagtatgatttcatgctcggatcatatccttctcgatatagggcaaatgcagcaaaccggatatttctgccaaagtaggagtcatttcacattccccaaacctgaacaccaaactacttggatcccaaaaggtcaacaaaagcctctattaaatctagAAGAGGGGTAACAtacagaagttccgtaagatcacctaatattttaatcagtttctgctgatcaacatagttaaacatttcccaccacttgattaactttttgggaaCCTTGACAActatcagaactctagacttggtggacaaatccatcttgtaataacacataagacgttatctcaaaaattcgacaggagtagaagattcccaacccttgggatttttgatgcaagcatatgtcgatgggacagaccaaattcatgactccaatttgccgaacagaagtactgagcgagaTCAGTCTACTTGactaacaactctagattacggggcgagagacctaggctaataatatGACAAAGGCCAACAAAAAGATTACCGGACCccccgagggttgcctacgtatcccaacccgagggaagggaatcaggtatgcgtagttcatccagattgacCACTTAACGATttactaataaattgaccctaacttaagagacaaccaaaaaaaatgaatgaaaactttttggattttcaactagacattTCAACTACGACTGACATCACCAattatgaaaaaatctttttggtattttgtttttgacaactaagtagaaaaggcaaacaaaatccttttttttttcattattttttggttctttgagaagataaatgcaaaacgtaaaaaaaacctttttgagttttggatcgtgaagaacaaaagccataaagaactctaaaataaactacgtcGCTCCTTTTGATTCaatcttttcgactcactttttttcttttttttctttcttttttccaaatcagtctgtcaaatgaccacgttacccttaaagatgcaacagttagcacgtaaggatgctttagaggtgattCTCCTataaagggccatgtgggtcccgctaggtctccgtatgatgcacataagcatgacctaaaggctgatcTACGTTGTgattcactaacaaggctgttcgggggagcgtatggtcgatagtggcagttttgctttccacctactccataacaccgacggctctccccctaaaataagggtgactcaactagaggtcgtgtataacacgtgtactatggacttgttgcagaaagaaggcctgggggtGGACACATGATGACatatataaaagcggtaacacatagaataaatactataaacaaagagca encodes the following:
- the LOC107866071 gene encoding HVA22-like protein e, translating into MSKFWALLTHLHALAGPVVTLLYPLYASVVAIESTSKLDDEQWLAYWILYSFLTLMEMVLQPILQWIPIWYEVKLGMVAWLVLPQFRGAAFIYDKFVREKVIKKYGSAYFQHKSQSPANGKPKNKLVDFITLRKGEH